In Maridesulfovibrio sp., the following proteins share a genomic window:
- a CDS encoding response regulator transcription factor — translation MTDNPSALNIILIDDHPAIRKGLGILLGTRQHRISAEVNSLAEARKVLDQQNFDIALLDLSLQDGSGLDLIPDLERLHIAALVYSMHEEAGLIDRAFRSGAIGYVSKQEDADILFEAIDTVLAGKKYLSPCVAQCLEQNEKEERLEESLSDRERQIFSLMGQGFGNTEIADKLGLSRRTVETYCNRMVSKFDLNGRKELRKYAISAS, via the coding sequence ATGACAGATAATCCTTCCGCCCTAAATATTATTCTCATTGACGATCATCCTGCAATCCGAAAAGGATTGGGAATCCTTCTGGGTACACGGCAGCATCGGATATCCGCAGAGGTTAACAGCCTCGCCGAGGCCCGGAAAGTTTTGGACCAGCAGAATTTTGATATAGCCCTGCTTGACCTGTCTCTTCAGGATGGGAGCGGGCTTGACCTGATTCCTGATCTCGAAAGGCTCCATATCGCAGCCTTGGTCTATTCAATGCACGAAGAGGCCGGACTGATTGATCGTGCTTTTCGTAGCGGTGCTATTGGCTACGTGTCCAAACAGGAAGACGCGGATATCCTTTTCGAGGCAATAGATACTGTTCTCGCTGGGAAAAAATACCTCAGTCCCTGTGTTGCTCAATGTTTGGAGCAAAACGAAAAAGAAGAGAGATTGGAAGAGTCTTTGAGTGACCGGGAGAGACAGATATTCAGCCTGATGGGACAGGGATTCGGAAATACTGAAATTGCGGACAAACTTGGGCTCAGCCGCCGTACGGTAGAGACGTATTGCAATCGAATGGTCAGTAAATTTGATTTGAACGGCAGAAAGGAATTGCGCAAATACGCGATCTCGGCTTCATAA
- a CDS encoding MerR family transcriptional regulator, translated as MSGQSEEKIYKIGQAAKLVGLKSYVLRFWEGEFEQLEPIRTASGQRLYNDSHIELISRIKTLLHDEGLTIEGARKRLDSPEDDFKERVQAASLAPEVVSRLPLFSAESGSGGHEKQILKEIHIELQELKKLLS; from the coding sequence ATGAGTGGGCAGAGCGAAGAAAAAATTTATAAAATCGGGCAGGCGGCCAAGCTTGTTGGACTGAAATCGTATGTGTTGCGGTTTTGGGAGGGCGAGTTTGAGCAGTTGGAACCTATCCGAACCGCATCCGGGCAACGTTTATATAATGATAGTCATATAGAATTGATCAGCCGGATTAAGACTCTTCTCCATGATGAAGGTCTGACTATTGAAGGGGCCCGCAAACGTCTTGATTCTCCTGAGGATGATTTTAAGGAGAGAGTGCAGGCAGCAAGCCTTGCTCCTGAAGTAGTTTCGCGGCTGCCCTTATTCAGCGCTGAAAGCGGTTCTGGCGGACATGAAAAACAAATTTTAAAAGAAATTCACATCGAGCTACAGGAATTAAAGAAACTGCTGAGTTGA
- a CDS encoding C40 family peptidase: MKIPLVFMLLLLVVSGCATTSATSPKRQAYESAKIVSATKIGRTSKVTRTSKGSSIVSTARSLLGIPYHWGGRSPETGFDCSGFVWYVFNQYGIDLPRSSSQLLSVGVPADKSSIRPGDILIYKVSKKGKSLHAAIATGSGTFVHSPSSGKTVSEVSMSGPYWRGRLIGVRRVL, from the coding sequence ATGAAAATCCCATTAGTGTTTATGCTCCTACTACTTGTAGTAAGTGGTTGTGCTACTACGTCTGCCACGTCGCCCAAACGTCAGGCATATGAATCAGCAAAAATCGTTTCTGCAACCAAAATAGGGAGGACAAGTAAAGTAACTCGAACGTCAAAAGGTTCCAGCATCGTCAGTACAGCCAGATCACTTCTCGGTATACCCTATCACTGGGGAGGCCGCTCTCCTGAAACCGGCTTCGACTGTTCTGGTTTCGTCTGGTACGTGTTCAATCAGTACGGGATCGACTTGCCTCGCTCTTCATCGCAATTATTGTCTGTAGGTGTCCCTGCTGATAAATCCTCAATCCGTCCCGGCGACATTCTTATTTACAAGGTCAGCAAGAAAGGTAAATCCCTTCACGCTGCTATTGCGACTGGAAGCGGCACTTTTGTTCATTCACCTAGTTCTGGCAAGACAGTAAGTGAAGTGTCGATGTCGGGACCATATTGGCGTGGACGTCTAATTGGAGTTCGACGAGTTCTTTAG
- a CDS encoding 7TM diverse intracellular signaling domain-containing protein, producing the protein MKENIFPILKLKHYKVVYFLIVALVLGLTGCAVDRPENKPYAKHGVIDLRGQDFSEGRIFALNGEWEFYWDRLLTPDKFSSGSKLPEMSGFFTLPGTWRGHSIDGERLGSTGQATYRLRLLADQSVDRLTLRIFDIHEAYKLWANGELIAQSGMPGKSAETETPARTLKLAEVPLQGQSIDLILQVSNYHFRRGGIGEPILIARPGPLEALQTRDWAISLFFAGCMLVMGVYHLVLYLWRKRDVAPLYFGLYCLLVVGYSVTSNSSRWVISLLLPGWNSVSMEIFSLTCFVCWASLLYRFLKTIYPNEFHTFPVYLLDARIAIFSVLLIFAPGLPLYWFIAVCLLQTFLYAAYYLHRVSLCVKRKRTGARILLTGLIIQFVAGINDPLVHMGIIKSVYLVEPAVCLFILSQSLVLSKLFSNAFSSVERLSVELEQKNQSLHEEMEERNRLEKKIVSISEEERRQLSHELHDSLCQQLTGARLRATAMSHRHVKDKDGPELAELAEILKTSTREAYKIARGLWPVEHGNSGPSLEALVRSIAKTTGIRVTFNQNCPCDECMNENITALYRIAQEALTNAAKHAEAKNIHVQLNCCKASRIALTVSDDGVGRSASKNEDGGLGTSIMYHRAKVIGAQLTIEKSPLGGTVVRCIATCVKSNKNSEVGNDR; encoded by the coding sequence GTGAAAGAAAATATTTTTCCTATTCTAAAATTGAAACATTATAAGGTCGTATATTTTCTGATAGTCGCGCTAGTGCTTGGCTTAACGGGCTGCGCTGTCGATAGACCTGAAAACAAACCCTACGCGAAGCACGGCGTGATCGACCTGCGCGGGCAGGACTTTTCAGAAGGACGAATATTCGCCCTTAATGGAGAATGGGAGTTTTACTGGGACAGATTACTTACGCCGGACAAGTTCAGTTCAGGAAGTAAATTACCAGAAATGTCCGGATTCTTTACTCTACCCGGAACATGGCGAGGACATAGTATTGATGGAGAACGTCTAGGCAGTACCGGGCAGGCAACATACCGGCTGAGACTCTTAGCGGATCAATCTGTTGATCGGTTGACTCTTCGTATTTTCGACATCCACGAGGCTTATAAATTATGGGCCAACGGCGAGCTGATAGCACAGAGCGGAATGCCGGGAAAATCTGCTGAGACTGAAACTCCTGCCCGAACATTAAAACTGGCGGAAGTTCCACTGCAGGGACAGTCTATCGACTTAATTCTACAGGTCTCAAATTACCATTTTCGTAGAGGCGGGATTGGTGAACCGATCCTTATTGCCCGCCCCGGACCGTTGGAAGCTCTGCAGACACGGGACTGGGCCATTTCACTGTTTTTCGCCGGATGCATGCTGGTTATGGGGGTATATCATCTTGTACTTTACTTATGGCGTAAACGCGACGTAGCCCCCTTATACTTTGGCCTATACTGCTTGTTGGTCGTTGGCTACAGCGTGACTTCCAACTCATCCCGCTGGGTCATTTCCCTTCTACTTCCCGGATGGAATTCGGTATCCATGGAAATTTTCTCACTAACCTGCTTTGTCTGCTGGGCGTCACTACTATACCGTTTTCTAAAGACTATATACCCGAATGAATTTCATACGTTTCCTGTTTACTTGCTGGATGCCAGAATCGCTATTTTCTCTGTTTTGCTTATCTTTGCTCCCGGGCTACCGCTTTACTGGTTTATTGCAGTCTGTCTGCTACAGACTTTTCTCTATGCTGCATATTACCTGCACCGGGTTTCCCTGTGTGTGAAACGAAAGCGGACCGGCGCAAGAATCCTGTTGACCGGGTTAATTATCCAGTTTGTCGCAGGCATTAACGATCCTTTGGTCCATATGGGAATCATAAAATCCGTGTATTTGGTCGAACCTGCTGTTTGCTTATTTATACTTTCTCAATCGCTGGTATTATCCAAACTTTTCTCCAATGCGTTTAGTTCTGTGGAACGCCTTTCCGTTGAATTAGAGCAGAAAAACCAGTCACTGCATGAAGAAATGGAAGAAAGAAACAGGCTGGAGAAAAAAATTGTCAGCATCAGCGAAGAAGAACGCCGTCAACTCAGCCACGAGTTGCATGACAGCCTTTGCCAACAATTAACTGGAGCCAGATTACGTGCAACAGCTATGTCACATAGGCATGTAAAAGATAAAGATGGTCCAGAATTAGCGGAATTGGCGGAAATACTAAAGACCTCAACTCGGGAGGCCTATAAAATTGCCCGTGGACTGTGGCCTGTTGAACATGGAAATTCCGGCCCCTCGTTGGAGGCTCTGGTCCGTAGCATCGCCAAGACAACAGGCATACGGGTTACCTTTAACCAAAATTGCCCATGCGATGAGTGTATGAATGAAAACATAACAGCCTTGTACCGTATAGCTCAGGAGGCTCTCACTAATGCAGCGAAACACGCAGAGGCTAAAAATATCCATGTTCAACTTAATTGTTGCAAAGCCTCTAGGATTGCTCTGACAGTAAGTGACGACGGAGTAGGACGAAGTGCTTCGAAAAATGAAGACGGAGGACTAGGTACAAGTATCATGTACCACAGGGCAAAAGTAATCGGTGCGCAACTGACAATAGAAAAAAGTCCCCTAGGCGGTACTGTCGTCAGATGTATTGCCACATGCGTTAAATCAAATAAAAATTCCGAGGTGGGCAATGACAGATAA
- a CDS encoding AsmA family protein, which yields MSKAVKIIMGALAALVVLVGAAMVLAVMLINPNDYKAEIEDAVRKQTGRDLVFNGDLELSVFPWIGVKTGGISLSNAKGFSEKNMFSLKSADVSLKLLPLITGKVELRNIDVVDLQMFLMRNKQGVNNWDDLTSSDKDKQKHKAEKTSSDEKSGLPINLSVGGVNIQNAGIVWDDRKDDVRQAVDDCDITIEGFAPGNPFDFNVHVVLSSTKPEVKADINTSGKASFSPDFKQFVVNGLSVVVDAVGQAVPGGKGTINLSGDAAMDMLKGSADISSLVMNAYGLSAEGRLAAKGLNSRSISFSGDMNVPGFNLKETMEQMGIELNTTDSKALTSVGMNFNYSGSPKSIAIKDLLINLDETKIKGLFSFSNPDRPDIVAQLGIDKINVDSYLPPVGEKKAAPKDEKPAAKEEPKSGEGLIPVDLLRKLTLKADLNIKHLIAKKANITEVVVRARAKDGVLTVKPASFNLAKGAFTSSAVIDVRGKDPVMSVNAGLTGLDGADLARQTTGEDKFSGTMSFNSGLSTSGNDMKTVYANLNGDLGFKVLDGYVSGFDLVYLVGDAFSILTGGAWGKRDSKRTEFGEVSATAKITNGIADNRDLVMKSPLLRAAGAGKLDLNKMVVDYALDAKVVGTLEGQGGKSMKDLIGLTVPVTIKGDVADPSVMVNMPRFAAILAKSGFNIAGSVIEGVGDVLEGIGNTFGGSKKSDGETKSKKNPVQEIGGAIKNLF from the coding sequence ATGAGTAAAGCGGTAAAAATTATAATGGGAGCGCTGGCGGCGCTGGTTGTGCTTGTGGGGGCGGCAATGGTTTTGGCCGTTATGCTGATTAATCCAAATGATTATAAAGCTGAGATTGAAGATGCAGTGCGGAAACAAACCGGTCGGGATCTTGTGTTCAACGGAGATCTTGAATTGTCCGTTTTCCCGTGGATTGGAGTCAAAACCGGCGGGATATCCCTTTCCAATGCTAAAGGTTTCTCAGAAAAAAATATGTTCAGCCTGAAATCCGCTGACGTTAGTCTCAAATTGCTGCCTCTTATTACAGGTAAAGTTGAATTGAGAAATATTGATGTTGTTGATCTTCAGATGTTCTTGATGCGTAACAAGCAGGGGGTAAACAACTGGGATGATCTGACTTCCAGTGATAAAGATAAACAGAAACATAAAGCGGAAAAGACTTCTTCCGACGAAAAGTCCGGTTTACCGATCAACCTTTCCGTTGGCGGCGTGAATATTCAGAATGCAGGTATTGTCTGGGATGACCGCAAGGATGATGTTCGTCAGGCTGTTGACGATTGCGATATCACTATTGAGGGCTTTGCTCCCGGAAATCCGTTTGATTTCAATGTGCATGTTGTTCTTTCTTCAACAAAGCCAGAAGTTAAAGCCGATATAAACACTTCCGGCAAAGCTTCATTCTCTCCAGATTTCAAGCAGTTTGTTGTCAATGGACTTAGCGTGGTGGTTGATGCCGTTGGGCAGGCTGTCCCCGGTGGTAAAGGAACGATCAATCTTAGCGGTGACGCTGCAATGGATATGCTTAAAGGCTCGGCCGATATTTCAAGTTTGGTGATGAATGCTTACGGCCTGAGTGCTGAGGGGCGTCTTGCAGCCAAGGGCTTGAATTCAAGGTCTATCAGCTTTTCCGGTGATATGAATGTTCCCGGTTTTAATCTTAAGGAGACCATGGAGCAGATGGGCATTGAGCTTAATACAACAGACAGTAAAGCCCTTACTTCCGTGGGTATGAATTTTAATTATTCAGGGAGTCCCAAGTCCATAGCGATTAAAGACCTTCTGATTAATCTTGATGAAACAAAGATTAAAGGACTTTTCTCTTTTTCCAATCCGGATCGGCCTGATATTGTGGCACAGCTTGGCATAGATAAGATTAATGTAGACAGCTACCTGCCCCCGGTAGGAGAAAAGAAGGCTGCCCCCAAAGATGAAAAGCCTGCCGCTAAGGAAGAGCCCAAATCCGGTGAGGGCCTTATCCCGGTAGATCTGTTGCGTAAACTGACTCTTAAGGCTGATCTGAACATCAAGCATCTGATTGCTAAGAAAGCCAACATCACCGAAGTGGTGGTTCGCGCCAGAGCAAAAGACGGCGTGCTTACTGTTAAGCCTGCGTCATTTAATCTGGCTAAAGGTGCTTTTACTTCTTCGGCTGTAATAGATGTGCGCGGCAAGGATCCGGTGATGTCCGTAAATGCAGGATTGACCGGGCTGGACGGGGCTGATCTTGCCAGACAGACGACCGGGGAGGATAAGTTCTCCGGTACTATGAGTTTTAACAGCGGATTGAGCACCAGCGGTAACGATATGAAGACTGTCTATGCTAATCTGAATGGAGATCTCGGGTTCAAGGTCCTCGATGGTTATGTCTCTGGTTTCGACCTTGTTTACCTTGTCGGTGATGCATTTTCCATTCTGACCGGTGGAGCGTGGGGCAAGCGTGACAGCAAGCGTACTGAATTCGGCGAGGTTTCCGCTACTGCCAAGATCACAAACGGTATTGCGGATAACCGTGACCTTGTGATGAAATCACCACTGCTGCGAGCAGCTGGAGCGGGTAAACTCGATCTGAATAAAATGGTGGTCGACTATGCTCTGGATGCAAAAGTCGTCGGCACCCTTGAAGGGCAGGGCGGCAAAAGCATGAAAGACCTCATCGGCCTGACAGTTCCCGTCACGATTAAGGGAGATGTTGCTGATCCTTCTGTAATGGTCAATATGCCCCGCTTTGCCGCTATTCTGGCTAAGTCTGGGTTCAACATCGCAGGAAGTGTCATTGAAGGCGTAGGTGATGTTCTTGAAGGGATAGGTAATACCTTCGGCGGCAGCAAAAAATCTGATGGCGAAACTAAATCTAAGAAAAATCCTGTTCAGGAAATTGGCGGGGCAATTAAAAATTTATTTTAG